DNA from Petropleomorpha daqingensis:
TCGGCCGGTCGTAGCCCTTGCCGTGCTGGTGGTGGTCGGGCGGTGCCGACTCGGTGGGCTCCATGACGTCGTCGAGATTCGGTTCCGGTGCGGTCATGCGTTCGGCCATAGCCCGCGCGTCGGCGGAGCTAACGTGGTTCCAGTCGCACGGCGGGCAGCCAGGCCTCGACCAGCCGCGAGCCGGTCGCCCCGACGACGGTGTAGACCACCCGGCCCTGCCAGCCCGCCTCGCCGCGGCGCCATTCGACGAGCAGCCCCGGCCAGGTGCCCGCGGCGTCGGGTGGGTCGTGCACCCAGCAGTGCCGGCCCTCGGTGACGTCGTGCGGCGCGGTCGGTCGGGGCTCCGGCTCCGCCCGGACGCCGGAGTCGGCGGCGCGATCGGCGAGCGAGCGCCCCGACCGCCCCCGGTACATGCCGCCCGCCACCCGAGCAGTCTGGCACGTCGGTCGAACGTCTGTTCGACCGATCAGCCGCGACGCGCCGCGCCGTCCGCGAGGGTGCGGGCCAGGTCCTGCACGAGCGGGTGATCGGGCAGTTCCTCGACGCGCACCGGCAGCGGCAGCGACCAGTTCGGGCGGTCCGTCGTCCCCGGCATGTTGGGTCGGCGCTGCTCGGCGACGGCGTCGTCCAGGGTGGCCGACAGCAGCAGCGACGGTGCCTTGGCCAGCAGTTCGTGCGCCCGGCGGACGGCGTCCTCGGGCGAGGCGTCGTCGGCCAGGCCCGGCAGTTGCTGGACCAGCCCGGCCCGGCCGGCCCTCGCCTCCTCGTCCGTCGCGGTGCCCAGCGACACCTGCTCGTCGGCGTCGGCGCCGGTCCACAGCCCGGCCACCGTCGGCAGGTCGTGCGTGGTGACGGCGGCCATCGCCGCCTCGGGCCACTCCTCGGGCCCGTTCTCCTCGAACCACAGCAGCCGGTAGGAGAGGACGCCGTGCTCGGCCATCGCCTCGCGGACGCCCTCCTCGACGGTGCCGAGGTCCTCGCCCACGACGAGCGCGCCCGCCCGGGCGCTCTCCAGGGCGACGATGTCGAGCAGGTCCTCGGCGGGGTAGCGGACGTAGGCGCCCTCGACCGCGCCGCCGTCGGCCGGCACCCACCACAGCCGGAACAGGCCCATGACGTGGTCGATCCGCAGGCCTCCGGCGCCGGCGATCGTGGCGCGGATGGACTGGATGAACGGCTCGTAGTCGGCGTCGCGCAGCCGCCAGGGGATCAGCGGCGGCGAGCCCCAGTCCTGGCCGTTCGCGTTGAACGCGTCCGGGGGCGCGCCGACGCTCGCGCCCTCGGCGAGGACCTCCTGCCAGGTCCACGCGTCGGCGCCGCCGCCGGCGACGCCGATCGGCAGGTCCTGGATGACGGTGAGCCCGTCGGTCGCCGCGGTCAGCTGCAGTTCCAGCGCCCACTGCAGCCAGGCGTGGAAGGCGATCGCCGCGCCGCGCTGCTCTGCCCACTCGGCGACGCCGGGGGAGTCGGGACGGCGCAGCTCCGGGGGCCAGGCGTGCCAGTCGGCGCCGTGCTCGTCGACGATCGCGGCCCAGGTGGCCCAGTCCTGCAGGGTCGGCCCCTGCTCCTCGCGCCAGCGGACGAAGGCCTCGCCGCCGCCGTGGGACAGGAAGACGGCGTGCAGCGCGGCGCGCTTGCGGGCCCAGATGGCGTCGCGGTCGATGAGCTCGCCGTCGTTGAGGTCGGCGCCGTCCCCGATGTCGACCGTGTCGGCGCCGGGCACCTCGCCGACCCGCAGGTAGATCGGGTTGAGGAACCGCCGGGTGGCCGGCAGGTACGGGCTGGCCTCCTGCTGCGGGATCGGCGCGACCGCGTGCAGGGGGTTGATGAGCAGGAAGCCGGCGCCCTGGGCCTGCGCCATCTTCCGGATCGCGCGCAGGTCGGCCAGGTCGCCGATGCCCCAGCTGCCGGCGCCGCGGACGGCGTAGAGCTGGACCGCCCAGCCCCAGGTCCGCCCGTCGGGCAGCCAGCAGCGGCCGGGGGAGACGATCAGCCGCCGGCGCCGGCCGTCCTCGGTGTGCAGCCAGTGGTAGCCGAGCGGGAAGTCGTCGGGCAGCTCACCGTCGATCCGGCGGACCTCGCCGTCCTCGCAGACGACGTCGACCTCGTCGATCTCGAGCGCGTCGCCGGGGCGGGCGACGATCGGGGCGCGGTCGTCGAGGTCGGCCGGTGGCGAGCCGATGATCTCCCGCAGCCGCTCGAGCGTCGCCGCGGCGACCTCGTGCTCCTCGTCCTTGGCGTCGATCCAGGTGGCGTCGATGCCCCACTCGTCGGTCGTCGGCGTCATGTGGGCCACCTTGCCCCGTGGCCCGGTTCTCACGCGTGACTTCTGCGATCTCGTGGCTGTCCAGCCCCGGATAGCCACGAGATCGCAGAACTCTCTGACAGCGAGACTGTCGGCATGGCGGCTGACATCAGGGACGACGGCTGGCTCAGCATCGGCGGCGGCTTCGAGTCCGTGCCGGACGACCAGGTGCTCAAGTTCATGGACAAGGCCCGCGCTGCGCAGGGTTTGCTCCGCGCGGACGTCGATGTCCAGGCTTGGCGCGAAGTCGCCGGTCTGCAGGTCCTCTACCTGGTGCTCACGCACGTGTCAGGCCTCGCCGAGCTGAACGTCAGCCTCGTCAGCCGTCAGGGCGCGGTCCAGACGGTCGCCGTGGAGTACGACTGGCTCGGTCGGGAGGTCCTTGA
Protein-coding regions in this window:
- the malQ gene encoding 4-alpha-glucanotransferase; protein product: MTPTTDEWGIDATWIDAKDEEHEVAAATLERLREIIGSPPADLDDRAPIVARPGDALEIDEVDVVCEDGEVRRIDGELPDDFPLGYHWLHTEDGRRRRLIVSPGRCWLPDGRTWGWAVQLYAVRGAGSWGIGDLADLRAIRKMAQAQGAGFLLINPLHAVAPIPQQEASPYLPATRRFLNPIYLRVGEVPGADTVDIGDGADLNDGELIDRDAIWARKRAALHAVFLSHGGGEAFVRWREEQGPTLQDWATWAAIVDEHGADWHAWPPELRRPDSPGVAEWAEQRGAAIAFHAWLQWALELQLTAATDGLTVIQDLPIGVAGGGADAWTWQEVLAEGASVGAPPDAFNANGQDWGSPPLIPWRLRDADYEPFIQSIRATIAGAGGLRIDHVMGLFRLWWVPADGGAVEGAYVRYPAEDLLDIVALESARAGALVVGEDLGTVEEGVREAMAEHGVLSYRLLWFEENGPEEWPEAAMAAVTTHDLPTVAGLWTGADADEQVSLGTATDEEARAGRAGLVQQLPGLADDASPEDAVRRAHELLAKAPSLLLSATLDDAVAEQRRPNMPGTTDRPNWSLPLPVRVEELPDHPLVQDLARTLADGAARRG